A genomic stretch from Bradyrhizobium sp. 195 includes:
- a CDS encoding lactonase family protein, translating into MLRPTRRIASKAPRAAIATTLFAALTLISGVHAGMAETFAYVGNADSNDISVFKMTASGEMTPVQTAAFKGVEKPGSSTPLAITPDHRVLIAGIRSQPYLAVSFAIDPKTGQLSHIGNGPLADSMANIAVDHSGKFLFSASYGGNKVALNPLLANGVAGEPKQVIPTGLNAHAFLPSPDNRFAFATNLGSDQVLSFAFDVTAGTLTPSDPPTHKVPEKSGPRHFVFHPGGKFVYLLHELNGDVAAFTYEAKSGAWDEIQRTTALPEGFSGKPWAADIHITPDGRFLYASERTTNTLTAYKVDATSGRLTTIGSVPTEKQPRGFNVDPSGRYLAAVGELADSMTVYGIDQSSGALAKLKSYPTGKKPNWVEFLNLP; encoded by the coding sequence ATGTTGAGACCGACCCGACGCATCGCATCCAAAGCGCCACGCGCTGCGATTGCCACCACCCTGTTCGCAGCCCTCACTCTCATTTCTGGAGTCCACGCCGGCATGGCCGAGACCTTCGCCTATGTCGGCAACGCCGACAGCAACGACATCAGCGTGTTCAAGATGACCGCCAGCGGCGAGATGACGCCCGTGCAGACGGCCGCCTTCAAGGGCGTCGAGAAGCCCGGCTCCTCGACGCCGCTCGCGATCACGCCCGACCACCGCGTGCTGATTGCCGGAATCCGCTCGCAGCCGTACCTCGCCGTGAGTTTTGCGATCGATCCCAAGACGGGCCAGCTCAGCCATATCGGCAACGGACCGCTCGCCGACAGCATGGCCAATATCGCCGTCGACCACAGCGGCAAGTTCCTGTTCAGCGCCTCCTATGGCGGCAACAAGGTCGCGCTGAATCCGCTGCTTGCAAACGGCGTCGCCGGCGAGCCGAAGCAGGTGATCCCGACCGGGCTGAATGCCCATGCCTTCCTGCCCTCGCCCGACAACCGCTTCGCGTTCGCGACCAATCTCGGCTCCGACCAGGTGCTGAGCTTCGCGTTCGATGTCACCGCCGGCACGCTGACGCCGAGCGATCCGCCGACCCACAAGGTGCCGGAGAAATCGGGGCCGCGGCACTTCGTGTTTCATCCGGGCGGGAAGTTCGTCTATCTCCTCCACGAGCTGAACGGCGACGTCGCAGCCTTCACCTATGAGGCCAAGAGCGGCGCCTGGGACGAGATCCAGCGCACCACCGCGCTGCCAGAAGGGTTTTCCGGCAAACCCTGGGCCGCCGACATCCACATCACCCCGGACGGCCGCTTCCTCTATGCCTCCGAGCGCACCACCAACACGCTCACCGCCTACAAGGTGGACGCGACCAGCGGCAGGCTGACCACGATCGGCAGCGTGCCGACCGAGAAGCAACCGCGCGGTTTCAACGTCGATCCCTCCGGCCGCTACCTCGCCGCGGTCGGCGAACTCGCCGACAGCATGACGGTCTATGGGATCGACCAGAGCAGCGGCGCGCTGGCCAAGCTGAAATCCTATCCGACCGGCAAGAAGCCGAATTGGGTGGAGTTTCTGAACCTGCCGTGA
- a CDS encoding ABC transporter substrate-binding protein — MNMRRREFIIILGGATTLGALPARAQQREHVPRVGIVWIAPQSVVSPFHDAFRAGLRELGYIEDRTIALEARFAQGKLELLPGIAEELVRARVDVLVAPASVIVQSLKQATTTIPIVMANVTDPVGFGFVKSLQHPGTNITGFSNLMVEQVGKNIELLREMLPGLMRLAVLVNPAVPDAALVLREARASARVLGFAVHPVEARQAEDFDGAVRQASDQKCDGLLVSTVEGLFFVNRARIIEAAAKHRMPAAFAAPPFGLAEAGALLSYGANTPDMLRRSARYVDRIIKGAKPEDLPVQQPVKFELGVNLKAAKALGLAIPTSILLRADEVVE, encoded by the coding sequence ATGAACATGAGACGGCGAGAGTTCATCATCATCCTGGGCGGCGCGACCACCTTGGGTGCGTTGCCCGCGCGCGCTCAGCAGCGTGAGCATGTTCCGCGTGTGGGCATTGTCTGGATCGCTCCGCAATCGGTCGTAAGTCCGTTTCACGACGCATTCCGCGCGGGACTGCGCGAGCTGGGTTATATCGAAGACCGGACGATTGCTCTCGAAGCGCGCTTTGCGCAGGGAAAACTCGAGCTTCTGCCGGGGATCGCCGAAGAGCTGGTGCGAGCCAGGGTAGATGTCCTCGTTGCGCCGGCGAGCGTCATTGTTCAATCGCTGAAGCAAGCAACAACGACGATCCCGATCGTGATGGCCAATGTGACCGATCCGGTCGGCTTCGGATTCGTCAAGAGCTTGCAACACCCCGGTACAAACATCACCGGCTTTTCGAACTTGATGGTCGAGCAGGTCGGCAAGAACATCGAGTTGTTGAGAGAGATGCTTCCGGGCCTGATGCGGCTGGCGGTGCTGGTGAATCCGGCGGTGCCGGATGCTGCACTCGTCTTGAGGGAGGCGCGCGCCTCCGCGCGCGTCCTGGGCTTTGCGGTGCATCCGGTAGAAGCCCGCCAGGCGGAGGACTTTGACGGCGCTGTCCGGCAGGCGAGCGATCAAAAATGTGATGGCCTGCTGGTATCGACGGTCGAGGGCCTGTTCTTCGTCAACCGGGCCCGCATCATCGAAGCCGCTGCCAAACACCGGATGCCGGCCGCCTTCGCCGCGCCGCCGTTCGGGCTGGCCGAGGCAGGCGCCTTGTTGAGCTACGGTGCGAACACGCCCGACATGCTGCGGCGCTCCGCCCGCTACGTCGACCGGATCATCAAGGGCGCGAAGCCGGAAGATCTTCCCGTGCAGCAGCCGGTCAAGTTCGAGCTCGGGGTCAATTTGAAAGCAGCCAAGGCCCTTGGTCTCGCCATTCCCACCTCCATTCTGCTGCGGGCCGACGAAGTGGTCGAATGA
- a CDS encoding efflux RND transporter periplasmic adaptor subunit → MRHLPRAVVRSLCPAAVAGVLLLGQYPARAADDDAPKGPAVTVLKVAKSCFSDIVEATGTIIAREETSVRPERPGLKVTDVLAEAGDTTTAGQVLARLALPEGGTLQVTAPVAGVIATSTAQIGNLASAKGEALFTIVARSEYDLVGLVATTDMRKLAVNQPATVRIAGAGDIDGKVRRIGPTVEPNIQQGMVYIGISSQKRLLLKASGRALIKTGQSCNVAVPLTAVQYSSAGTVVQVIRRNRVETKRVEVGLMSGGNIEVRDGLNEGDVVVARAGALLREGDPVRPVMAAEAAK, encoded by the coding sequence ATGCGTCATTTGCCCCGTGCCGTTGTTCGAAGCCTGTGTCCCGCAGCCGTCGCCGGCGTGCTGCTCCTCGGTCAATATCCGGCCAGAGCTGCCGATGACGACGCGCCCAAGGGGCCGGCCGTCACGGTGCTGAAGGTCGCAAAATCCTGCTTCTCCGACATCGTCGAGGCCACCGGCACGATCATCGCGCGGGAGGAAACGTCGGTGCGGCCCGAGCGCCCGGGCCTGAAGGTCACGGACGTGCTGGCGGAAGCCGGCGACACCACCACCGCCGGCCAGGTGCTGGCGCGGCTAGCGCTCCCCGAGGGCGGCACGCTGCAGGTCACCGCGCCGGTGGCGGGCGTGATCGCGACCTCGACGGCCCAGATCGGCAATCTCGCCTCGGCCAAGGGCGAGGCGCTGTTCACGATCGTGGCGCGCAGCGAATACGATCTCGTCGGCCTGGTGGCGACCACCGATATGCGCAAGCTCGCCGTCAATCAGCCGGCCACGGTGCGGATCGCCGGCGCCGGCGACATCGACGGCAAGGTGCGCCGCATCGGCCCGACCGTCGAGCCGAACATCCAGCAGGGCATGGTCTATATCGGCATCTCCTCGCAGAAGCGGCTGCTGCTGAAGGCGAGTGGGCGCGCGCTGATCAAGACCGGGCAGAGCTGCAACGTCGCGGTGCCGCTGACAGCAGTGCAATATTCCTCCGCCGGCACCGTCGTGCAGGTGATCCGCCGCAACCGCGTCGAGACCAAGCGTGTCGAGGTCGGCTTGATGTCCGGCGGCAATATCGAGGTCCGCGACGGTCTCAACGAAGGCGATGTCGTCGTCGCCCGCGCCGGCGCGCTGTTGCGTGAAGGCGATCCGGTGCGTCCGGTGATGGCCGCGGAAGCGGCGAAGTAA